One window of the Xiphophorus hellerii strain 12219 chromosome 15, Xiphophorus_hellerii-4.1, whole genome shotgun sequence genome contains the following:
- the eya4 gene encoding protein phosphatase EYA4 isoform X4 yields the protein MEASQDLSEQMVKKSHSESHVPDPSDARSMEMQDLASPHNRVGAGDSTGSKLDKSNLGSPSITTNGTGVKTEPLNSSDTVTTTGDTALDTYAGSVITSSGYSPRSAHQYSPSLYPSKPYPHILSTPPAPAMPTYAGQPQFSSMQQSTVYTAYSQTGQAYGLSTYDLGVMLPGIKTESSLTQSQSPLQTGLSYSPGFTTPQPGQTAYSPYQMPGSSFTPSSGLYATNNSVSNPANYTATQQDYPSYTTFGQNQYAQYYSPSTYGSYMTSNSVDGTGSTAAYQLQDPAPAMTGQAAEIHPGDFDTVQSPSTPIKELDDRACRSGGSKSRGRGRKNNPSPPPDSDLERVFVWDLDETIIVFHSLLTGSYAQKYGKDPPMAVTLGLRMEEMIFNMADTHLFFNDLEECDQVHIDDVSSDDNGQDLSTYSFATDGFHAAATSANLCLATGVRGGVDWMRKLAFRYRRVKELYSTYKNNVGGLLGPAKRDAWLQLRAEVEALTDSWLTHALKSLSIISSRSNCVNVLVTTTQLIPALAKVLLYSLGSVFPIENIYSATKIGKESCFERIVSRFGTNITYVVIGDGKDEEHAASQHNMPFWRISSHSDLLALHQALEFEYL from the exons GTGAAGAAATCACACAGTGAATCTCATGTTCCAGACCCTTCAGACGCCAG GTCTATGGAAATGCAGGACCTAGCCAGTCCTCATAACCGCGTGGGAGCCGGAGATTCGACAGGCTCCAAACTGGACAAGAGCAACCTTGGCAGTCCCTCCATCACCACTAATGGAACAGGAG TGAAAACAGAGCCTTTGAATAGCAGTGATACGGTCACCACGACAGGCGACACAGCACTGGACACATATGCTGGCTCAG TAATCACCAGCAGCGGATACAGCCCTCGTTCGGCCCATCAGTACTCTCCTTCGCTCTACCCGTCAAA GCCCTATCCTCACATCCTCTCCACACCACCGGCTCCTGCAATGCCAACATACGCTGGCCAGCCTCAGTTCAGCAGCATGCAGCAGTCAACCGTTTATACAGCCTACTCACAGACAGGACAGGCCTACGGACTCTCCACTTATG ATCTGGGTGTGATGCTTCCTGGGATTAAGACGGAGAGCAGCCTCACCCAGAGTCAGTCTCCCCTCCAGACTGGCCTCAGCTACAGCCCCGGCTTCACCACACCTCAGCCTGGACAGACTGCCTATTCACCCTATCAGATGCCAG gtTCCAGTTTCACTCCTTCGTCAGGCCTCTACGCCACCAACAACTCTGTATCCAACCCTGCCAACTACACTGCCACACAGCAG GATTATCCCTCGTACACGACGTTTGGCCAAAACCAGTATGCGCAGTATTACTCCCCCTCCACTTATGGGTCGTACATGACCTCCAACAGCGTGGATGGCACCGGCTCTACGGCAGCCTATCAGCTGCAGGATCCCGCTCCTGCCATGACCGGACAGGCTGCTGAGATTCACCCAG GGGACTTTGATACAGTGCAGAGCCCCTCCACGCCCATCAAAGAGCTGGACGATAGAGCCTGCCGGAGTGGGGGGTCCAAGTCTCGCGGCAGGGGCCGCAAAAACAACCCTTCTCCTCCCCCTGACAGTGACCTGGAG AGAGTGTTTGTGTGGGATCTCGATGAGACGATCATCGTCTTCCATTCTTTGCTCACAGGCTCCTATGCACAGAAATATGGCAAG GACCCTCCTATGGCAGTCACACTTGGTCTGCGGATGGAAGAGATGATCTTCAACATGGCTGACACACATTTATTCTTTAATGACCTGGAG GAATGTGATCAGGTACATATTGATGATGTGTCATCAGATGACAATGGCCAAGACTTAAG TACTTACAGTTTTGCAACTGATGGCTTCCATGCAGCTGCAACCAGCGCCAACCTGTGCCTGGCTACGGGGGTCCGCGGTGGGGTCGACTGGATGAGGAAGCTGGCCTTCCGCTACCGACGGGTCAAAGAGTTGTATAGCACATACAAAAACAATGTAGGGG GTCTGCTGGGCCCTGCTAAGAGAGATGCCTGGCTGCAGCTAAGAGCAGAGGTGGAGGCTCTGACTGATTCCTGGCTCACCCACGCACTCAAGTCCTTGTCCATCATAAGCTCAAG GAGTAACTGTGTAAATGTTTTGGTAACAACGACGCAGCTCATACCGGCGCTGGCGAAGGTTCTTCTGTATAGTCTTGGATCGGTTTTCCCcattgaaaacatttacagtgcTACAAAAATAG GCAAAGAGAGCTGTTTTGAGCGTATAGTCTCCCGCTTTGGCACTAACATTACATATGTTGTGATTGGCGATGGAAAGGATGAAGAGCATGCCGCCAGCCAG CACAACATGCCTTTCTGGAGGATATCCAGTCACTCTGACCTGCTGGCGTTACACCAAGCACTGGAGTTCGAATACCTGTAA
- the eya4 gene encoding protein phosphatase EYA4 isoform X6, with product MEASQDLSEQMVKKSHSESHVPDPSDARSMEMQDLASPHNRVGAGDSTGSKLDKSNLGSPSITTNGTGGESMTVLNTADWLLGCSSPPPASGSKDYVKTEPLNSSDTVTTTGDTALDTYAGSVITSSGYSPRSAHQYSPSLYPSKPYPHILSTPPAPAMPTYAGQPQFSSMQQSTVYTAYSQTGQAYGLSTYDLGVMLPGIKTESSLTQSQSPLQTGLSYSPGFTTPQPGQTAYSPYQMPGSSFTPSSGLYATNNSVSNPANYTATQQDYPSYTTFGQNQYAQYYSPSTYGSYMTSNSVDGTGSTAAYQLQDPAPAMTGQAAEIHPGDFDTVQSPSTPIKELDDRACRSGGSKSRGRGRKNNPSPPPDSDLERVFVWDLDETIIVFHSLLTGSYAQKYGKDPPMAVTLGLRMEEMIFNMADTHLFFNDLEECDQVHIDDVSSDDNGQDLSCNQRQPVPGYGGPRWGRLDEEAGLPLPTGQRVV from the exons GTGAAGAAATCACACAGTGAATCTCATGTTCCAGACCCTTCAGACGCCAG GTCTATGGAAATGCAGGACCTAGCCAGTCCTCATAACCGCGTGGGAGCCGGAGATTCGACAGGCTCCAAACTGGACAAGAGCAACCTTGGCAGTCCCTCCATCACCACTAATGGAACAGGAG GTGAAAGCATGACCGTTCTAAACACggctgattggctgctgggtTGCAGCAGCCCGCCCCCTGCCTCGGGTTCCAAGGACTATG TGAAAACAGAGCCTTTGAATAGCAGTGATACGGTCACCACGACAGGCGACACAGCACTGGACACATATGCTGGCTCAG TAATCACCAGCAGCGGATACAGCCCTCGTTCGGCCCATCAGTACTCTCCTTCGCTCTACCCGTCAAA GCCCTATCCTCACATCCTCTCCACACCACCGGCTCCTGCAATGCCAACATACGCTGGCCAGCCTCAGTTCAGCAGCATGCAGCAGTCAACCGTTTATACAGCCTACTCACAGACAGGACAGGCCTACGGACTCTCCACTTATG ATCTGGGTGTGATGCTTCCTGGGATTAAGACGGAGAGCAGCCTCACCCAGAGTCAGTCTCCCCTCCAGACTGGCCTCAGCTACAGCCCCGGCTTCACCACACCTCAGCCTGGACAGACTGCCTATTCACCCTATCAGATGCCAG gtTCCAGTTTCACTCCTTCGTCAGGCCTCTACGCCACCAACAACTCTGTATCCAACCCTGCCAACTACACTGCCACACAGCAG GATTATCCCTCGTACACGACGTTTGGCCAAAACCAGTATGCGCAGTATTACTCCCCCTCCACTTATGGGTCGTACATGACCTCCAACAGCGTGGATGGCACCGGCTCTACGGCAGCCTATCAGCTGCAGGATCCCGCTCCTGCCATGACCGGACAGGCTGCTGAGATTCACCCAG GGGACTTTGATACAGTGCAGAGCCCCTCCACGCCCATCAAAGAGCTGGACGATAGAGCCTGCCGGAGTGGGGGGTCCAAGTCTCGCGGCAGGGGCCGCAAAAACAACCCTTCTCCTCCCCCTGACAGTGACCTGGAG AGAGTGTTTGTGTGGGATCTCGATGAGACGATCATCGTCTTCCATTCTTTGCTCACAGGCTCCTATGCACAGAAATATGGCAAG GACCCTCCTATGGCAGTCACACTTGGTCTGCGGATGGAAGAGATGATCTTCAACATGGCTGACACACATTTATTCTTTAATGACCTGGAG GAATGTGATCAGGTACATATTGATGATGTGTCATCAGATGACAATGGCCAAGACTTAAG CTGCAACCAGCGCCAACCTGTGCCTGGCTACGGGGGTCCGCGGTGGGGTCGACTGGATGAGGAAGCTGGCCTTCCGCTACCGACGGGTCAAAGAGTTGTATAG
- the eya4 gene encoding protein phosphatase EYA4 isoform X2: MEASQDLSEQMVKKSHSESHVPDPSDARSMEMQDLASPHNRVGAGDSTGSKLDKSNLGSPSITTNGTGGESMTVLNTADWLLGCSSPPPASGSKDYVKTEPLNSSDTVTTTGDTALDTYAGSVITSSGYSPRSAHQYSPSLYPSKPYPHILSTPPAPAMPTYAGQPQFSSMQQSTVYTAYSQTGQAYGLSTYDLGVMLPGIKTESSLTQSQSPLQTGLSYSPGFTTPQPGQTAYSPYQMPGSSFTPSSGLYATNNSVSNPANYTATQQDYPSYTTFGQNQYAQYYSPSTYGSYMTSNSVDGTGSTAAYQLQDPAPAMTGQAAEIHPGDFDTVQSPSTPIKELDDRACRSGGSKSRGRGRKNNPSPPPDSDLERVFVWDLDETIIVFHSLLTGSYAQKYGKDPPMAVTLGLRMEEMIFNMADTHLFFNDLEECDQVHIDDVSSDDNGQDLSTYSFATDGFHAAATSANLCLATGVRGGVDWMRKLAFRYRRVKELYSTYKNNVGGLLGPAKRDAWLQLRAEVEALTDSWLTHALKSLSIISSRSNCVNVLVTTTQLIPALAKVLLYSLGSVFPIENIYSATKIGKESCFERIVSRFGTNITYVVIGDGKDEEHAASQHNMPFWRISSHSDLLALHQALEFEYL, from the exons GTGAAGAAATCACACAGTGAATCTCATGTTCCAGACCCTTCAGACGCCAG GTCTATGGAAATGCAGGACCTAGCCAGTCCTCATAACCGCGTGGGAGCCGGAGATTCGACAGGCTCCAAACTGGACAAGAGCAACCTTGGCAGTCCCTCCATCACCACTAATGGAACAGGAG GTGAAAGCATGACCGTTCTAAACACggctgattggctgctgggtTGCAGCAGCCCGCCCCCTGCCTCGGGTTCCAAGGACTATG TGAAAACAGAGCCTTTGAATAGCAGTGATACGGTCACCACGACAGGCGACACAGCACTGGACACATATGCTGGCTCAG TAATCACCAGCAGCGGATACAGCCCTCGTTCGGCCCATCAGTACTCTCCTTCGCTCTACCCGTCAAA GCCCTATCCTCACATCCTCTCCACACCACCGGCTCCTGCAATGCCAACATACGCTGGCCAGCCTCAGTTCAGCAGCATGCAGCAGTCAACCGTTTATACAGCCTACTCACAGACAGGACAGGCCTACGGACTCTCCACTTATG ATCTGGGTGTGATGCTTCCTGGGATTAAGACGGAGAGCAGCCTCACCCAGAGTCAGTCTCCCCTCCAGACTGGCCTCAGCTACAGCCCCGGCTTCACCACACCTCAGCCTGGACAGACTGCCTATTCACCCTATCAGATGCCAG gtTCCAGTTTCACTCCTTCGTCAGGCCTCTACGCCACCAACAACTCTGTATCCAACCCTGCCAACTACACTGCCACACAGCAG GATTATCCCTCGTACACGACGTTTGGCCAAAACCAGTATGCGCAGTATTACTCCCCCTCCACTTATGGGTCGTACATGACCTCCAACAGCGTGGATGGCACCGGCTCTACGGCAGCCTATCAGCTGCAGGATCCCGCTCCTGCCATGACCGGACAGGCTGCTGAGATTCACCCAG GGGACTTTGATACAGTGCAGAGCCCCTCCACGCCCATCAAAGAGCTGGACGATAGAGCCTGCCGGAGTGGGGGGTCCAAGTCTCGCGGCAGGGGCCGCAAAAACAACCCTTCTCCTCCCCCTGACAGTGACCTGGAG AGAGTGTTTGTGTGGGATCTCGATGAGACGATCATCGTCTTCCATTCTTTGCTCACAGGCTCCTATGCACAGAAATATGGCAAG GACCCTCCTATGGCAGTCACACTTGGTCTGCGGATGGAAGAGATGATCTTCAACATGGCTGACACACATTTATTCTTTAATGACCTGGAG GAATGTGATCAGGTACATATTGATGATGTGTCATCAGATGACAATGGCCAAGACTTAAG TACTTACAGTTTTGCAACTGATGGCTTCCATGCAGCTGCAACCAGCGCCAACCTGTGCCTGGCTACGGGGGTCCGCGGTGGGGTCGACTGGATGAGGAAGCTGGCCTTCCGCTACCGACGGGTCAAAGAGTTGTATAGCACATACAAAAACAATGTAGGGG GTCTGCTGGGCCCTGCTAAGAGAGATGCCTGGCTGCAGCTAAGAGCAGAGGTGGAGGCTCTGACTGATTCCTGGCTCACCCACGCACTCAAGTCCTTGTCCATCATAAGCTCAAG GAGTAACTGTGTAAATGTTTTGGTAACAACGACGCAGCTCATACCGGCGCTGGCGAAGGTTCTTCTGTATAGTCTTGGATCGGTTTTCCCcattgaaaacatttacagtgcTACAAAAATAG GCAAAGAGAGCTGTTTTGAGCGTATAGTCTCCCGCTTTGGCACTAACATTACATATGTTGTGATTGGCGATGGAAAGGATGAAGAGCATGCCGCCAGCCAG CACAACATGCCTTTCTGGAGGATATCCAGTCACTCTGACCTGCTGGCGTTACACCAAGCACTGGAGTTCGAATACCTGTAA
- the eya4 gene encoding protein phosphatase EYA4 isoform X1, whose translation MEASQDLSEQMVKKSHSESHVPDPSDARSMEMQDLASPHNRVGAGDSTGSKLDKSNLGSPSITTNGTGGESMTVLNTADWLLGCSSPPPASGSKDYVKTEPLNSSDTVTTTGDTALDTYAGSVITSSGYSPRSAHQYSPSLYPSKPYPHILSTPPAPAMPTYAGQPQFSSMQQSTVYTAYSQTGQAYGLSTYDLGVMLPGIKTESSLTQSQSPLQTGLSYSPGFTTPQPGQTAYSPYQMPGSSFTPSSGLYATNNSVSNPANYTATQQDYPSYTTFGQNQYAQYYSPSTYGSYMTSNSVDGTGSTAAYQLQDPAPAMTGQAAEIHPGDFDTVQSPSTPIKELDDRACRSGGSKSRGRGRKNNPSPPPDSDLERVFVWDLDETIIVFHSLLTGSYAQKYGKDPPMAVTLGLRMEEMIFNMADTHLFFNDLEECDQVHIDDVSSDDNGQDLSTYSFATDGFHAAATSANLCLATGVRGGVDWMRKLAFRYRRVKELYSTYKNNVGGLLGPAKRDAWLQLRAEVEALTDSWLTHALKSLSIISSRSNCVNVLVTTTQLIPALAKVLLYSLGSVFPIENIYSATKIGKESCFERIMQRFGRKVVYVVIGDGVEEEQAAKKHNMPFWRISSHSDLLALHQALEFEYL comes from the exons GTGAAGAAATCACACAGTGAATCTCATGTTCCAGACCCTTCAGACGCCAG GTCTATGGAAATGCAGGACCTAGCCAGTCCTCATAACCGCGTGGGAGCCGGAGATTCGACAGGCTCCAAACTGGACAAGAGCAACCTTGGCAGTCCCTCCATCACCACTAATGGAACAGGAG GTGAAAGCATGACCGTTCTAAACACggctgattggctgctgggtTGCAGCAGCCCGCCCCCTGCCTCGGGTTCCAAGGACTATG TGAAAACAGAGCCTTTGAATAGCAGTGATACGGTCACCACGACAGGCGACACAGCACTGGACACATATGCTGGCTCAG TAATCACCAGCAGCGGATACAGCCCTCGTTCGGCCCATCAGTACTCTCCTTCGCTCTACCCGTCAAA GCCCTATCCTCACATCCTCTCCACACCACCGGCTCCTGCAATGCCAACATACGCTGGCCAGCCTCAGTTCAGCAGCATGCAGCAGTCAACCGTTTATACAGCCTACTCACAGACAGGACAGGCCTACGGACTCTCCACTTATG ATCTGGGTGTGATGCTTCCTGGGATTAAGACGGAGAGCAGCCTCACCCAGAGTCAGTCTCCCCTCCAGACTGGCCTCAGCTACAGCCCCGGCTTCACCACACCTCAGCCTGGACAGACTGCCTATTCACCCTATCAGATGCCAG gtTCCAGTTTCACTCCTTCGTCAGGCCTCTACGCCACCAACAACTCTGTATCCAACCCTGCCAACTACACTGCCACACAGCAG GATTATCCCTCGTACACGACGTTTGGCCAAAACCAGTATGCGCAGTATTACTCCCCCTCCACTTATGGGTCGTACATGACCTCCAACAGCGTGGATGGCACCGGCTCTACGGCAGCCTATCAGCTGCAGGATCCCGCTCCTGCCATGACCGGACAGGCTGCTGAGATTCACCCAG GGGACTTTGATACAGTGCAGAGCCCCTCCACGCCCATCAAAGAGCTGGACGATAGAGCCTGCCGGAGTGGGGGGTCCAAGTCTCGCGGCAGGGGCCGCAAAAACAACCCTTCTCCTCCCCCTGACAGTGACCTGGAG AGAGTGTTTGTGTGGGATCTCGATGAGACGATCATCGTCTTCCATTCTTTGCTCACAGGCTCCTATGCACAGAAATATGGCAAG GACCCTCCTATGGCAGTCACACTTGGTCTGCGGATGGAAGAGATGATCTTCAACATGGCTGACACACATTTATTCTTTAATGACCTGGAG GAATGTGATCAGGTACATATTGATGATGTGTCATCAGATGACAATGGCCAAGACTTAAG TACTTACAGTTTTGCAACTGATGGCTTCCATGCAGCTGCAACCAGCGCCAACCTGTGCCTGGCTACGGGGGTCCGCGGTGGGGTCGACTGGATGAGGAAGCTGGCCTTCCGCTACCGACGGGTCAAAGAGTTGTATAGCACATACAAAAACAATGTAGGGG GTCTGCTGGGCCCTGCTAAGAGAGATGCCTGGCTGCAGCTAAGAGCAGAGGTGGAGGCTCTGACTGATTCCTGGCTCACCCACGCACTCAAGTCCTTGTCCATCATAAGCTCAAG GAGTAACTGTGTAAATGTTTTGGTAACAACGACGCAGCTCATACCGGCGCTGGCGAAGGTTCTTCTGTATAGTCTTGGATCGGTTTTCCCcattgaaaacatttacagtgcTACAAAAATAG gAAAAGAGAGTTGCTTTGAGCGCATAATGCAAAGGTTTGGCAGGAAAGTAGTGTATGTTGTAATTGGGGACGGTGTGGAAGAGGAACAGGCGGCCAAAAAG CACAACATGCCTTTCTGGAGGATATCCAGTCACTCTGACCTGCTGGCGTTACACCAAGCACTGGAGTTCGAATACCTGTAA
- the eya4 gene encoding protein phosphatase EYA4 isoform X3, with the protein MEASQDLSEQMVKKSHSESHVPDPSDARSMEMQDLASPHNRVGAGDSTGSKLDKSNLGSPSITTNGTGVKTEPLNSSDTVTTTGDTALDTYAGSVITSSGYSPRSAHQYSPSLYPSKPYPHILSTPPAPAMPTYAGQPQFSSMQQSTVYTAYSQTGQAYGLSTYDLGVMLPGIKTESSLTQSQSPLQTGLSYSPGFTTPQPGQTAYSPYQMPGSSFTPSSGLYATNNSVSNPANYTATQQDYPSYTTFGQNQYAQYYSPSTYGSYMTSNSVDGTGSTAAYQLQDPAPAMTGQAAEIHPGDFDTVQSPSTPIKELDDRACRSGGSKSRGRGRKNNPSPPPDSDLERVFVWDLDETIIVFHSLLTGSYAQKYGKDPPMAVTLGLRMEEMIFNMADTHLFFNDLEECDQVHIDDVSSDDNGQDLSTYSFATDGFHAAATSANLCLATGVRGGVDWMRKLAFRYRRVKELYSTYKNNVGGLLGPAKRDAWLQLRAEVEALTDSWLTHALKSLSIISSRSNCVNVLVTTTQLIPALAKVLLYSLGSVFPIENIYSATKIGKESCFERIMQRFGRKVVYVVIGDGVEEEQAAKKHNMPFWRISSHSDLLALHQALEFEYL; encoded by the exons GTGAAGAAATCACACAGTGAATCTCATGTTCCAGACCCTTCAGACGCCAG GTCTATGGAAATGCAGGACCTAGCCAGTCCTCATAACCGCGTGGGAGCCGGAGATTCGACAGGCTCCAAACTGGACAAGAGCAACCTTGGCAGTCCCTCCATCACCACTAATGGAACAGGAG TGAAAACAGAGCCTTTGAATAGCAGTGATACGGTCACCACGACAGGCGACACAGCACTGGACACATATGCTGGCTCAG TAATCACCAGCAGCGGATACAGCCCTCGTTCGGCCCATCAGTACTCTCCTTCGCTCTACCCGTCAAA GCCCTATCCTCACATCCTCTCCACACCACCGGCTCCTGCAATGCCAACATACGCTGGCCAGCCTCAGTTCAGCAGCATGCAGCAGTCAACCGTTTATACAGCCTACTCACAGACAGGACAGGCCTACGGACTCTCCACTTATG ATCTGGGTGTGATGCTTCCTGGGATTAAGACGGAGAGCAGCCTCACCCAGAGTCAGTCTCCCCTCCAGACTGGCCTCAGCTACAGCCCCGGCTTCACCACACCTCAGCCTGGACAGACTGCCTATTCACCCTATCAGATGCCAG gtTCCAGTTTCACTCCTTCGTCAGGCCTCTACGCCACCAACAACTCTGTATCCAACCCTGCCAACTACACTGCCACACAGCAG GATTATCCCTCGTACACGACGTTTGGCCAAAACCAGTATGCGCAGTATTACTCCCCCTCCACTTATGGGTCGTACATGACCTCCAACAGCGTGGATGGCACCGGCTCTACGGCAGCCTATCAGCTGCAGGATCCCGCTCCTGCCATGACCGGACAGGCTGCTGAGATTCACCCAG GGGACTTTGATACAGTGCAGAGCCCCTCCACGCCCATCAAAGAGCTGGACGATAGAGCCTGCCGGAGTGGGGGGTCCAAGTCTCGCGGCAGGGGCCGCAAAAACAACCCTTCTCCTCCCCCTGACAGTGACCTGGAG AGAGTGTTTGTGTGGGATCTCGATGAGACGATCATCGTCTTCCATTCTTTGCTCACAGGCTCCTATGCACAGAAATATGGCAAG GACCCTCCTATGGCAGTCACACTTGGTCTGCGGATGGAAGAGATGATCTTCAACATGGCTGACACACATTTATTCTTTAATGACCTGGAG GAATGTGATCAGGTACATATTGATGATGTGTCATCAGATGACAATGGCCAAGACTTAAG TACTTACAGTTTTGCAACTGATGGCTTCCATGCAGCTGCAACCAGCGCCAACCTGTGCCTGGCTACGGGGGTCCGCGGTGGGGTCGACTGGATGAGGAAGCTGGCCTTCCGCTACCGACGGGTCAAAGAGTTGTATAGCACATACAAAAACAATGTAGGGG GTCTGCTGGGCCCTGCTAAGAGAGATGCCTGGCTGCAGCTAAGAGCAGAGGTGGAGGCTCTGACTGATTCCTGGCTCACCCACGCACTCAAGTCCTTGTCCATCATAAGCTCAAG GAGTAACTGTGTAAATGTTTTGGTAACAACGACGCAGCTCATACCGGCGCTGGCGAAGGTTCTTCTGTATAGTCTTGGATCGGTTTTCCCcattgaaaacatttacagtgcTACAAAAATAG gAAAAGAGAGTTGCTTTGAGCGCATAATGCAAAGGTTTGGCAGGAAAGTAGTGTATGTTGTAATTGGGGACGGTGTGGAAGAGGAACAGGCGGCCAAAAAG CACAACATGCCTTTCTGGAGGATATCCAGTCACTCTGACCTGCTGGCGTTACACCAAGCACTGGAGTTCGAATACCTGTAA
- the eya4 gene encoding protein phosphatase EYA4 isoform X5 has product MEMQDLASPHNRVGAGDSTGSKLDKSNLGSPSITTNGTGGESMTVLNTADWLLGCSSPPPASGSKDYVKTEPLNSSDTVTTTGDTALDTYAGSVITSSGYSPRSAHQYSPSLYPSKPYPHILSTPPAPAMPTYAGQPQFSSMQQSTVYTAYSQTGQAYGLSTYDLGVMLPGIKTESSLTQSQSPLQTGLSYSPGFTTPQPGQTAYSPYQMPGSSFTPSSGLYATNNSVSNPANYTATQQDYPSYTTFGQNQYAQYYSPSTYGSYMTSNSVDGTGSTAAYQLQDPAPAMTGQAAEIHPGDFDTVQSPSTPIKELDDRACRSGGSKSRGRGRKNNPSPPPDSDLERVFVWDLDETIIVFHSLLTGSYAQKYGKDPPMAVTLGLRMEEMIFNMADTHLFFNDLEECDQVHIDDVSSDDNGQDLSTYSFATDGFHAAATSANLCLATGVRGGVDWMRKLAFRYRRVKELYSTYKNNVGGLLGPAKRDAWLQLRAEVEALTDSWLTHALKSLSIISSRSNCVNVLVTTTQLIPALAKVLLYSLGSVFPIENIYSATKIGKESCFERIMQRFGRKVVYVVIGDGVEEEQAAKKHNMPFWRISSHSDLLALHQALEFEYL; this is encoded by the exons ATGGAAATGCAGGACCTAGCCAGTCCTCATAACCGCGTGGGAGCCGGAGATTCGACAGGCTCCAAACTGGACAAGAGCAACCTTGGCAGTCCCTCCATCACCACTAATGGAACAGGAG GTGAAAGCATGACCGTTCTAAACACggctgattggctgctgggtTGCAGCAGCCCGCCCCCTGCCTCGGGTTCCAAGGACTATG TGAAAACAGAGCCTTTGAATAGCAGTGATACGGTCACCACGACAGGCGACACAGCACTGGACACATATGCTGGCTCAG TAATCACCAGCAGCGGATACAGCCCTCGTTCGGCCCATCAGTACTCTCCTTCGCTCTACCCGTCAAA GCCCTATCCTCACATCCTCTCCACACCACCGGCTCCTGCAATGCCAACATACGCTGGCCAGCCTCAGTTCAGCAGCATGCAGCAGTCAACCGTTTATACAGCCTACTCACAGACAGGACAGGCCTACGGACTCTCCACTTATG ATCTGGGTGTGATGCTTCCTGGGATTAAGACGGAGAGCAGCCTCACCCAGAGTCAGTCTCCCCTCCAGACTGGCCTCAGCTACAGCCCCGGCTTCACCACACCTCAGCCTGGACAGACTGCCTATTCACCCTATCAGATGCCAG gtTCCAGTTTCACTCCTTCGTCAGGCCTCTACGCCACCAACAACTCTGTATCCAACCCTGCCAACTACACTGCCACACAGCAG GATTATCCCTCGTACACGACGTTTGGCCAAAACCAGTATGCGCAGTATTACTCCCCCTCCACTTATGGGTCGTACATGACCTCCAACAGCGTGGATGGCACCGGCTCTACGGCAGCCTATCAGCTGCAGGATCCCGCTCCTGCCATGACCGGACAGGCTGCTGAGATTCACCCAG GGGACTTTGATACAGTGCAGAGCCCCTCCACGCCCATCAAAGAGCTGGACGATAGAGCCTGCCGGAGTGGGGGGTCCAAGTCTCGCGGCAGGGGCCGCAAAAACAACCCTTCTCCTCCCCCTGACAGTGACCTGGAG AGAGTGTTTGTGTGGGATCTCGATGAGACGATCATCGTCTTCCATTCTTTGCTCACAGGCTCCTATGCACAGAAATATGGCAAG GACCCTCCTATGGCAGTCACACTTGGTCTGCGGATGGAAGAGATGATCTTCAACATGGCTGACACACATTTATTCTTTAATGACCTGGAG GAATGTGATCAGGTACATATTGATGATGTGTCATCAGATGACAATGGCCAAGACTTAAG TACTTACAGTTTTGCAACTGATGGCTTCCATGCAGCTGCAACCAGCGCCAACCTGTGCCTGGCTACGGGGGTCCGCGGTGGGGTCGACTGGATGAGGAAGCTGGCCTTCCGCTACCGACGGGTCAAAGAGTTGTATAGCACATACAAAAACAATGTAGGGG GTCTGCTGGGCCCTGCTAAGAGAGATGCCTGGCTGCAGCTAAGAGCAGAGGTGGAGGCTCTGACTGATTCCTGGCTCACCCACGCACTCAAGTCCTTGTCCATCATAAGCTCAAG GAGTAACTGTGTAAATGTTTTGGTAACAACGACGCAGCTCATACCGGCGCTGGCGAAGGTTCTTCTGTATAGTCTTGGATCGGTTTTCCCcattgaaaacatttacagtgcTACAAAAATAG gAAAAGAGAGTTGCTTTGAGCGCATAATGCAAAGGTTTGGCAGGAAAGTAGTGTATGTTGTAATTGGGGACGGTGTGGAAGAGGAACAGGCGGCCAAAAAG CACAACATGCCTTTCTGGAGGATATCCAGTCACTCTGACCTGCTGGCGTTACACCAAGCACTGGAGTTCGAATACCTGTAA